Genomic window (Fibrobacter sp. UBA4297):
TGCGACCACCATTGGGATTCACGCGAACTTCCGGATCCTTACCGATATTACCGATGAGCATAACCTTATTCAAATAAGCCATATATCTATCCTATTTTAATTTTTTTTTAGAATTTCGGAAACAAAAATACAAAAAGTATTTTGACAGTTTTGTGTCAAAAAATAAAAAATTTAACGAAATCCCCTTTGTTTTAGTGGACATATCAAAAACCATGTGGCGTAATCCACATGGCTTTGCGATAAAGAGAATTATAAAAAGAAACAGACACGATTAGTATTCAAAATTCACGCGATAGCGCTTGTGACCATTGGGGTTCACCTTGGCACCTTTGGCGTTCACGAGGCCGCGACGTTCTTTGGCGATTGTCGAAGTCGTGCGCATTCCGTGGATGGCGTTCGTTGCGCTAGAGGAACTCGGCGGAACAAACGCGCTGCTCGAAGAGGCCGGAACGCTAGAGGAACTTGCCGGAGCGCTGCTAGAAGATTGCGGAGCCGGTTCGTCGTCTTTCGGAACCTGGCCGTTGAAGCTTTCCTGACCTTTGCGGGTGAGGGCGAGAATCAGCATGCCGTCTCTGGAGTAGATATTCTTGTCGGTGAGGTCCACGCGGTTGCCTTCGAATGTCCAATCGCCCTTGCCCCAGCGGGAGCCGTCGAAAGTGTCGAAATTGTCGGTCCAGTCGAGCGTAAAGTCGCTACCGCCTTCGCCTTGACCCGGCGTGTATTTATAAACCTTGACCCAATTGATGAACTGGAAAAGTGGAAGCTTCGATTCATCGAACTGGCCAACCCAAGCCGCACTCTCAGACGACCAAAGGTTAAAACGGAGTCCCTGTGTACCGGTTAAGTTGGATACTTGGCCACCTTCCGTCTTGCGGACTTCTTTGCCATCTACGGTCCAGCGGACGTAATTCGGAGTCCATTCGAGACCGTAGGTGTGGAATGCCTGATCGGCGGCGGGGCTAACGGCATGGTGCTTTTCGCTAGTCTTTTGCGCGCCTGCCTTACCGGTAATGATGTTGGACTGGAAACTGCCCGGATTCTTGCCGAGAACTTCGATATCAACTTCTACCCAGGGTCTTCCATCGGCGATTTCGGAGCCATTCTGGTAGAGGAACATGGAACTGACTGTTCCCGATGCGGCGGCCATCTTCATACGGGCTTCGAATTTGCCGTACTGAACTTCTTCTAACGTGTAGAGTTCGGCTCCGCTAAAATCCTTTGCGCTAACATTAGTGGTGAGGGCTGCTGCGGCGGCTGCTACGGCGAGAGCGCTCTTGACTGCAGTTTTCTTGATGTTCATATTTTATCTCCATTAAGTTTCTGTACAAAACAGAATCCCATTTAACCAAGAATAAAGATAAGTTTGCGAACCTGAATAACCAACAAAATAGAGTATGTCTGTGTGATAAACTGTATCATCCGTATCGCCTTGAAAATACGTTTAAATGGTTAAAAAAATTGCGATTTCTTTTGAAAAAACTTTATTTTATTTGCTTTTGGGGGTAAAGGCTTAGAAATAAGATTATATTTCTAGAAAAAACTGGAGGTTCTAAAATGAAGGTCATCTTGTTTAACGGCAGCCGTCGCGAAAATGGCTGCACTTATACGGCTCTGAACATCGTCGCAAACCAGCTCAAGGCCGCTGGAATCGAGACGAAAATCGTGTTTGTCGGTGGGCGAGTGCTCAAGGGCGAGGTGAACGAAGTTGTCCACGAAGCTAAGGAACTTTTGGAAACGGCTGATGGCGTTGTTTACGGTTCCCCGGTTTATTATGCCTCTCCGAGTGGCGAGATGCTGATGTTCCTCGACCGCCTTTACGGAATTGCTGAAGCGAATCTGCTGTTCAAACCGGCGGCAAACGTGGTTTCCGCACGCCGTGCAGGGACGACTGCAACTCTCGATGTGCTCAACAAGTACCCGACTTATGCGCAACAGCCGCTTGTAACTTCGCGCTATTGGAACATGGTACACGGTTCGAATCCGGAAGATGTGCTGAAAGACGAAGAAGGCGTGCAGATTATGAAGGAACTGGGCCGCAATATGGCATGGCTCCTCAAGAGCATTGATGCGGGCAGGCAGGCGGGCGTGACGCAGCCTGATGCCAAGCAGAAAGTCTACACCAATTTCATTCGATAGAAACTTCGCGAGACTCCGCGCTGTTTCGAGGTGCTGCCGGTAAATGCCGCGCGGCACTTTTAATTACGAGATGCCGCGCTGATTCGAGATGTCGCCGGGGAGTGCCATTGAAAAATGTGCACGACCTGTCATACCTGCGACTTGTCATGCCCGACTTGAATTCTGTCATGCTCGACTTGGATTCTGTCATGCCCCACTTGATGGGGCATCTCCTTTTTGATAGAAAAATACCGCGCATTTTTCTATATTGCGTTGCAAATGAATACGCTATTGAATTTCGACAGCGAGCATTTGTGGCACCCGTATGCTGCGCTGAAAAATACTCCCGCAAGATTCCTTGCAAAGTCGGCTCACGGAACGACGATTGAAACCGCCGACGGATTGAAACTGATTGATGCCGTATCGAGCTGGTGGTGCATGGCTCACGGGCATAACGCTCCTGAAATTGTTGAAGCGATTCGCAAGCAAAGCGAAAAAATGTGCCACGTGATGTTCGGCGGTTTTA
Coding sequences:
- a CDS encoding glycoside hydrolase family 16 protein; the encoded protein is MNIKKTAVKSALAVAAAAAALTTNVSAKDFSGAELYTLEEVQYGKFEARMKMAAASGTVSSMFLYQNGSEIADGRPWVEVDIEVLGKNPGSFQSNIITGKAGAQKTSEKHHAVSPAADQAFHTYGLEWTPNYVRWTVDGKEVRKTEGGQVSNLTGTQGLRFNLWSSESAAWVGQFDESKLPLFQFINWVKVYKYTPGQGEGGSDFTLDWTDNFDTFDGSRWGKGDWTFEGNRVDLTDKNIYSRDGMLILALTRKGQESFNGQVPKDDEPAPQSSSSAPASSSSVPASSSSAFVPPSSSSATNAIHGMRTTSTIAKERRGLVNAKGAKVNPNGHKRYRVNFEY
- a CDS encoding flavodoxin family protein — translated: MKVILFNGSRRENGCTYTALNIVANQLKAAGIETKIVFVGGRVLKGEVNEVVHEAKELLETADGVVYGSPVYYASPSGEMLMFLDRLYGIAEANLLFKPAANVVSARRAGTTATLDVLNKYPTYAQQPLVTSRYWNMVHGSNPEDVLKDEEGVQIMKELGRNMAWLLKSIDAGRQAGVTQPDAKQKVYTNFIR